TGAACAGCCGCTCCAATTGCCCGACCGCCTGTGTCCGACGGACGGCACGGTCCTCGAGAAAGTCACCAGCGAGATGGGCCGCTTGCTGGCGATGGGCAAGATCGACATCGGCACGGACATCACCGCAACGTTCGTCGGGGATAAGCGGGTCCTGGAAGACATCCGCCTGCTGGCTCAGCACGGCTACGGAGAGGACAGCTTCGGCAACAACGTCGCCCTGCCGGAGAAGCTCGCCTATCTGAGGTCGTGAGGGCCATTGACGCCCCACGGTCCAGTCGGAAAAAACATCGCCCGATCAGAACCTTGACGGTCTCAGCCCCTTACGGTTTCATAGCAGGCGGTGCCCCTCTGCGGATTGCCCGCCGGGACACGGACGCCGGACAGGCAGGAGAGCCCCCTGGCAACCAGGAGACACGCGTGCGCACGCCGACGCACGGAAAGGAGCAAGCATGGCAAACGGAATCGTGGTTTACCATTCAAGGAGCGGAAACACCAAGGAGATGGCCGAGGCCATCGCCGGCGCGATGATCGCCTCGGCGGTGCCGACCGAATGCAAGTCCGTCGAGAACGTCCACCCCGACGACCTGCCCCGCTACGATGCCATCGTTATCGGCTCGCCGTGCTACTACGGCCAGATGGCCGCCTCGGTCAAGCAGCTCATCGACGACCTCGTCGGACAGCATGGCCAGCTCAACGGCAAGGTCGGGGCGGCGTTCGCCAGTTCGGCCAATGTCGGAGGTGGCAGCGAAACCACGATCATGGGGATCATCGAGGCGATGCTGATCGCCGGCATGATCGTCCAGGGCGACCCACAGGGGGCCCACTACGGCCCGCTGTCCATCGGTCGCCCGGATGACAAGGTCAAACAGCAGTGCGAACGCCGTGGCCAGAGGGTCGCCGAGCTGACCAAACGGCTCTTCCCATAGTGGCTGGCGTTCAGGCTCCAATGCCGCTTTTTTGGCCGATGAGGCCATTTTTCTTTGACAACGGGCCACTGGCTCATTAGATTCTTCGCAACCTCAACCCAATCATTGGAGGATCGAATAGATGCAGGAGTACGAAACGCTCAAAACGTTGGTTGCAGAAATCGAGATGGATGTCGACAAGGCTCAAGGGGGAAACAAGGCAGCCGGAACGCGCGTTCGCAAGCAGATGCAGATGATCAAGCAGGCGGCACAGGAAGTTCGTAACCGAGTCCTGGAGATTCGCTCGACCGACTAAGCGCGTCGCAACGTCCCGACGGGGAAGCCACTGCAAATATCTGTCTCGAAGAAGCTTACGACTGACACGTCGTCCACCGGGGGTGGCCTGTGACGACGTATCGGGTTGTTGCTCCCTCCATATCGAGGTCCACGATGCCGCCGTCTCTACTGTTCGATCTGTCTGAACTCGATCTCAGCAGTCAGCCGGTCTTCGACAAGGAGACCGTCTGCCGAGTCAATCCCCAGCAGTACGAGATGCAGCACCTCGACGGCATCCTGTGGTACGACAAGGACAAGGCCTGCATCCTGGGCTTCAAGGACGTAACGCCGAACGAATTCTGGGTCCGTGGCCACATTCCTGGACGGCCTCTGATGCCCGGTGTCATCCAGATCGAGGCCGCCGCCCAACTGCTGAGCTTCTTCGTCAAGCAGATCTACCAGGAGGAGGGCTTCGTAGGGTTCGGCGGGATTGACCGCGCCAAGTTCCGCGCAACCATCGAGCCGGGATGCCGGCTCTACCTGCTCGGTCACATTACCTCCGCCCGCCCGGGGCGAAAGTACGTCTGCGACGTGCAGGGAGTGGTCAAAGACACCCTCGCCTTCGAAGCCACCATCTCCGGCCTGAAAGTCTAAGCCCCCCCGCCCTTCTCGCAATCGGCACAGGGCACTCGCACAGCTCCCCAGACATCCAGGTCGCAAGGTACCGTCGCCGACAATCAGAATGGCTCCTGGGACAGATCGCCAGGTGGAAGCCATGCGGCGCGTTGGAGGGTATGAAATGAAATAGCCCCAAGGGGGGCCGAAGACCCCCGCCAGAGGCCCTGAAAACGCAGATTTCGGACGATGGGCGCACAGAATCCGGCACAGTTGTCACCCTGAGCGCTCAAATTGACTCGGGCCTGGCCCTGATCGGCGAGCGATGG
This genomic stretch from Anaerobaca lacustris harbors:
- a CDS encoding flavodoxin family protein, with the translated sequence MANGIVVYHSRSGNTKEMAEAIAGAMIASAVPTECKSVENVHPDDLPRYDAIVIGSPCYYGQMAASVKQLIDDLVGQHGQLNGKVGAAFASSANVGGGSETTIMGIIEAMLIAGMIVQGDPQGAHYGPLSIGRPDDKVKQQCERRGQRVAELTKRLFP
- a CDS encoding histone H1, with the translated sequence MQEYETLKTLVAEIEMDVDKAQGGNKAAGTRVRKQMQMIKQAAQEVRNRVLEIRSTD
- a CDS encoding 3-hydroxyacyl-ACP dehydratase FabZ family protein, which produces MPPSLLFDLSELDLSSQPVFDKETVCRVNPQQYEMQHLDGILWYDKDKACILGFKDVTPNEFWVRGHIPGRPLMPGVIQIEAAAQLLSFFVKQIYQEEGFVGFGGIDRAKFRATIEPGCRLYLLGHITSARPGRKYVCDVQGVVKDTLAFEATISGLKV